Proteins co-encoded in one Methanophagales archaeon genomic window:
- a CDS encoding 60S ribosomal export protein NMD3, whose product MTKEKWEKFCPQCGKITDDLIDSLCRECFMGTIQLIEPDAMKVRVSMCRKCGAYFRGGERTSIEDAVVHIVSREIRRRYRDRLESCRVEVNQIVRDSGRTREIVTVTVRAEIKGVTVEQTGEIEVDIKTGTCNRCSRIAGGYYAAIVQIRAQDRYPADEELATAVEIAQASLSGEEFVTRQQLLKEGLDIYVSSMECGRRISRAIVKRLGGNFTESRRLYGRKDGRNIYRVSFAVRLPGLRE is encoded by the coding sequence ATGACGAAAGAGAAATGGGAGAAGTTCTGTCCGCAATGCGGTAAGATAACGGATGACTTGATTGATTCCTTATGCCGTGAGTGTTTCATGGGTACCATTCAATTGATTGAGCCCGATGCGATGAAGGTACGCGTGTCCATGTGCAGGAAGTGTGGCGCTTACTTCAGGGGCGGTGAGAGGACGAGTATAGAAGATGCAGTAGTTCATATAGTGTCAAGAGAAATAAGGAGGAGATATAGAGATAGACTGGAGAGTTGCAGGGTGGAGGTGAACCAGATAGTTAGAGATAGCGGAAGAACGAGGGAGATAGTGACAGTGACTGTGAGAGCGGAGATAAAGGGTGTAACAGTAGAGCAAACGGGGGAGATAGAGGTAGATATAAAAACAGGGACCTGTAATAGGTGCAGCAGGATAGCAGGTGGTTATTACGCTGCTATAGTACAGATAAGAGCACAGGACAGGTATCCTGCCGATGAGGAACTTGCAACGGCAGTAGAAATCGCACAGGCTTCATTGAGTGGTGAGGAGTTCGTAACCAGGCAGCAGTTATTAAAAGAGGGGCTGGATATTTACGTCAGCAGCATGGAGTGTGGGCGCAGGATCTCACGTGCGATAGTGAAGCGATTGGGTGGCAATTTCACCGAGAGCCGGAGATTATACGGACGTAAAGATGGCAGAAATATATACCGAGTTTCGTTTGCCGTCAGACTACCTGGACTCAGAGAATGA
- a CDS encoding DUF373 family protein encodes MSLRVRTLIICVDRDNDIGEKAGLKTPILGREASIAAATRLGLADPEDSDINAIFEAIRVYDRLKSENAGSAEIALIAGDKNLGIVSDRKIGEELDKVLSSLGAESAILVSDGAEDECIIPVIQSRMKIDSVRRVVVRQSKPLESTFYMMKKLIEEPGFSHTFLPPVGLILVLLAISLLFELSGKAIGIILGVIGTYILLKGLGRERLLWDLLELLKQSLYSGRISFVAYICSIVLLILGTFQGMVGSWDYYMKMGSEIGGPLLPVVVFIEYAIWWYVGAALAPLTGKMLNMFIEGERVIAHWAIMFSIIASGIILWGGSKSVLLLNEGNYPMAYQSLFFAFLGAIIISLMGVKISYYAKTADEGKEGKAEVGLKVQESK; translated from the coding sequence GTGAGCTTGAGGGTAAGGACGCTAATTATCTGTGTAGACAGGGACAATGATATAGGAGAGAAGGCGGGTTTAAAAACACCAATTCTAGGTAGAGAAGCGAGCATAGCGGCTGCTACCAGGCTTGGGCTTGCGGACCCGGAAGATTCCGATATTAATGCGATATTTGAGGCGATCAGGGTATACGATAGACTGAAATCGGAGAATGCTGGATCGGCGGAGATTGCATTGATTGCCGGAGATAAGAATCTTGGAATCGTATCAGACAGGAAGATAGGAGAGGAGCTGGATAAAGTTCTCTCCAGCTTGGGGGCTGAATCTGCAATACTCGTGAGTGATGGTGCGGAGGACGAATGTATCATACCTGTCATTCAATCGCGGATGAAGATAGATTCGGTACGAAGAGTGGTTGTGAGGCAGAGTAAGCCGTTGGAGAGCACTTTTTATATGATGAAGAAGCTGATAGAGGAACCCGGGTTCTCACATACTTTCCTGCCACCTGTAGGACTCATTCTCGTCCTGTTAGCCATCTCTTTACTGTTTGAGCTATCAGGGAAGGCGATAGGAATAATCCTGGGAGTTATTGGCACTTATATACTGTTAAAGGGTCTGGGACGTGAGAGGCTGCTATGGGATTTGCTGGAGCTGCTAAAACAGTCACTATACAGTGGCAGGATATCCTTTGTCGCTTATATCTGCTCTATTGTGTTATTGATTCTGGGTACATTTCAGGGTATGGTAGGCAGCTGGGATTATTACATGAAAATGGGTTCAGAGATAGGAGGACCTCTATTACCTGTTGTAGTCTTCATCGAGTATGCGATATGGTGGTATGTAGGTGCAGCATTAGCCCCTCTGACCGGTAAGATGCTGAATATGTTTATAGAGGGTGAGAGGGTGATAGCGCACTGGGCTATTATGTTCTCTATTATCGCCTCTGGAATTATTCTCTGGGGTGGTAGCAAGAGTGTACTGTTATTAAACGAAGGCAATTATCCAATGGCTTATCAGTCGCTCTTCTTTGCATTCCTTGGTGCTATTATCATCTCCCTCATGGGTGTTAAGATATCATATTATGCAAAAACTGCAGACGAAGGGAAAGAAGGGAAAGCGGAAGTGGGTTTAAAAGTACAGGAGAGTAAGTGA
- the cas10 gene encoding type III-A CRISPR-associated protein Cas10/Csm1, protein MDKENTLRLAALLHDIGKFWQGSGEPHDSRYNHLTPEDYGKHGAHAKWSASFVVNYLPEEFQNCESLVSYHHNSKNRDLNLKIIALADWLSSGERRGLEEGEGKGEREKTPLISIFSRIDIGKGRSSSEYSEYRYYYPVKKLELNRDVIFPKPLEDLKRESGPGAEDWLKGAYKCLWNEFVDEVKEIKTIRDFDAYFNTLYHLLQKYTWCVPSAVWRSKPDVPLFDHLKTACAIASCLYKSNVEEEYLDNVMNGLEKRRRGNLSECEEALNEAKFLLIGGDISGIQKFIYAITSKGAAKGLRGRSFYLELLSESIAKYILRELSLPFTNLLYCGGGHFYILAPGVVEADLNAIRKRIAEILLEIHKGELYLVLEWLPLSANDFQNEKFGIKWGEIGDKIALGKKRKFTEILEMPGMHEKIFGPIDRGGTRCEICGSEEGVREEEGRMVCSFCKSLEVLAKDIARANYWIETWKEGIKIREEERGCWKDALSKFGVEYEFKENIEIETLKKEDPEHEHIFVYKLNDTNFTDVISGCTGTDMEVPISFGFKFLVKNTPYNTSGEIKDFGQMADDSAGIKRWAVLRADVDDLGMIFLGGLGEDRTISRISNLSFMLSLFFRGWIERICEGEGYKGKIYAIYSGGDDLFIVGSWDRMPEIGKRIYEDFRVFTCRNPNITSSTGITIAPSKKYPLSQAADTAGEALDKSKSLKKEDSTPIEKDGITFLGMPVKWYEFSGEITNLKANLEKLLKAGGVSRAILQKLYEIYDEYKRESAKHGEALAKYDDRYGRWRWLLAYVIARTKVSKENEPLLRETEKLIRKNIEYLPIAVRWVEFLTRKEQGEKNG, encoded by the coding sequence ATGGATAAGGAAAATACCCTCCGGCTCGCGGCACTACTTCACGACATCGGTAAGTTCTGGCAGGGAAGTGGTGAACCACATGATAGTAGATATAACCATCTCACCCCCGAGGATTATGGAAAGCATGGCGCACATGCAAAATGGAGTGCAAGTTTCGTCGTTAACTATCTGCCAGAAGAATTTCAAAATTGTGAATCTTTAGTATCATACCATCATAATTCAAAGAATCGTGATTTAAATTTAAAGATTATCGCGCTGGCAGATTGGCTCTCGTCAGGCGAAAGAAGGGGATTAGAGGAAGGAGAAGGAAAGGGAGAACGAGAGAAGACACCGTTAATATCCATCTTTTCGAGGATTGATATCGGGAAAGGCAGGTCATCCTCTGAATACTCTGAATATAGATACTATTATCCAGTCAAAAAGCTGGAATTAAATAGAGATGTTATATTTCCAAAACCGTTAGAAGATTTAAAGAGAGAGTCAGGACCAGGAGCAGAAGATTGGCTGAAGGGCGCTTATAAATGTTTATGGAATGAATTTGTGGACGAAGTTAAAGAAATAAAAACGATAAGGGATTTTGATGCGTATTTCAACACGTTATACCATCTTTTGCAGAAATATACATGGTGCGTACCGTCAGCGGTCTGGAGGTCAAAGCCGGATGTCCCACTCTTCGACCATTTGAAGACAGCATGCGCTATTGCTTCGTGTCTGTACAAATCGAATGTAGAAGAGGAATACCTCGATAATGTGATGAACGGGCTCGAGAAAAGGAGAAGGGGGAATTTAAGCGAGTGCGAAGAAGCCCTGAACGAAGCTAAATTTCTACTCATAGGCGGTGATATTTCTGGAATACAGAAATTTATTTATGCAATAACCTCAAAAGGGGCTGCAAAGGGTTTACGTGGCAGGTCTTTCTATTTGGAGTTGCTATCAGAGAGCATTGCGAAATATATCTTGCGAGAATTGAGCTTGCCTTTCACAAACCTGCTTTATTGCGGTGGTGGGCATTTTTATATCCTTGCGCCGGGCGTTGTAGAAGCGGATTTAAATGCGATTCGCAAAAGAATTGCCGAAATATTATTGGAAATTCACAAAGGAGAACTTTATTTAGTGCTTGAATGGCTTCCTTTGTCTGCTAATGATTTTCAAAATGAGAAGTTCGGTATAAAATGGGGCGAAATTGGTGATAAGATAGCATTGGGAAAGAAGAGGAAATTCACAGAGATTTTAGAGATGCCGGGAATGCACGAAAAAATTTTTGGACCGATAGACAGAGGGGGGACGAGGTGTGAGATCTGCGGTAGTGAAGAGGGAGTGAGGGAAGAGGAGGGGAGAATGGTATGTAGCTTTTGTAAAAGTTTAGAAGTGCTTGCAAAGGATATTGCGAGAGCGAATTACTGGATTGAGACATGGAAGGAGGGCATAAAAATAAGAGAAGAGGAGAGAGGGTGCTGGAAAGATGCTCTCTCCAAGTTTGGTGTTGAATATGAGTTCAAGGAGAATATAGAGATAGAGACTTTAAAGAAGGAGGACCCTGAGCATGAGCATATATTTGTGTATAAGTTAAACGATACAAATTTTACGGATGTTATTTCAGGATGTACGGGTACGGATATGGAAGTTCCAATCTCTTTTGGCTTTAAGTTCCTGGTGAAGAATACGCCGTATAATACTTCGGGCGAGATAAAAGATTTTGGTCAGATGGCTGATGATTCTGCGGGGATAAAGAGATGGGCGGTGTTAAGAGCGGATGTGGATGACCTTGGTATGATATTTTTGGGTGGTTTAGGGGAGGATAGAACAATATCGAGGATATCAAATCTGAGTTTCATGCTTTCGTTGTTCTTCAGGGGGTGGATAGAGAGGATATGCGAAGGCGAGGGATATAAGGGTAAAATATACGCGATTTATTCTGGTGGTGATGACCTTTTCATTGTGGGTTCCTGGGATAGGATGCCAGAGATAGGTAAGAGGATTTACGAAGATTTCAGAGTTTTTACGTGCAGAAATCCGAATATTACCTCATCTACGGGTATCACCATAGCACCTTCAAAGAAATATCCCTTATCTCAGGCAGCAGATACGGCAGGAGAAGCATTGGATAAATCAAAGAGTTTAAAGAAGGAGGATTCCACGCCAATAGAGAAGGATGGTATCACATTTTTAGGAATGCCGGTGAAGTGGTATGAGTTTAGCGGTGAGATCACCAATCTCAAAGCTAATCTTGAGAAGCTTCTTAAAGCGGGCGGCGTATCTCGCGCTATTCTACAAAAATTATATGAGATTTATGATGAGTATAAGCGAGAAAGCGCAAAGCATGGTGAGGCTCTGGCGAAGTATGATGACCGGTATGGTAGGTGGAGGTGGCTATTGGCGTATGTGATTGCGAGAACGAAAGTTTCAAAGGAGAATGAGCCCTTATTGAGGGAAACAGAAAAGCTTATTCGTAAAAATATAGAGTATTTGCCTATCGCAGTGCGATGGGTGGAATTTTTGACGAGGAAGGAACAGGGTGAGAAAAATGGATAG
- the csm2 gene encoding type III-A CRISPR-associated protein Csm2, protein MDRRNIVEKIKKDLPDILAGDSKKLVEDAKDLGELLGKEKREGGTGMTTSQIRNIFSEVKKMEFDKYKIDLLRPKLAYTAGRHREVLPLQEVLDKAIKEIDDDEGKFDRFKDFFEAIVAYHRKWGKD, encoded by the coding sequence ATGGATAGGAGGAATATTGTGGAAAAAATAAAAAAGGATTTGCCTGATATTTTGGCAGGGGATAGTAAGAAGTTGGTGGAAGACGCCAAAGACTTGGGAGAACTTTTAGGGAAAGAGAAAAGAGAGGGGGGAACAGGGATGACCACATCCCAAATCCGAAATATCTTCAGTGAAGTGAAAAAGATGGAATTCGATAAATACAAAATAGATCTTTTAAGACCGAAATTAGCATATACTGCGGGCAGGCATCGAGAAGTACTGCCTCTTCAAGAAGTGCTGGACAAAGCAATCAAAGAAATAGACGACGATGAAGGTAAATTTGATAGATTCAAGGACTTCTTTGAGGCGATTGTAGCCTATCACCGGAAATGGGGGAAGGATTAG